A stretch of DNA from Syntrophomonadaceae bacterium:
CCCTTCGCCCGATGCATCTGCAAAATCATTGATATGGAAAAGGAACTCAGTAAAGGGGTAGACAAGCTTATCAGCCTTAAGGGTGAAATCAACGATGCTATTAACCAAGTTGCAAATCCTGACGAGAAAATGCTTCTCAGATACAGGTATATTAATAACTATTCTTGGAGTAAAATTTGTATCTTGATGAGTGTGTCCTGTCGTACAGTACACCGCATTCATTCGTCGGCATTGCAAAAATTTAACGTTCCCAATTGAAAGTTGGCACACTTTGGCACAACTTGGCACACCCATTATGTGATACCGTTATAATAGAAAATTAGTGTACAGAGAGCCATTGCGGAGAAATCTGCAGTGGCTTTTCTTATGCCCAAAAGGAGGTGAACCGATGCCCTATAAACCCAAACGCCCCTGTGCATACCCCGGCTGCGGTCGGCTTGCGGATAGCGAGCAATACTGCGCCGAGCATAAGAAGGTTGTTACCAACCGTTACAACAGGTACGAACGTGATCCGGCATCCAATAAACGCTACGGCAG
This window harbors:
- a CDS encoding DUF1492 domain-containing protein; translation: PFARCICKIIDMEKELSKGVDKLISLKGEINDAINQVANPDEKMLLRYRYINNYSWSKICILMSVSCRTVHRIHSSALQKFNVPN